DNA sequence from the Bremerella cremea genome:
TCGTGCTCAGCGTCCCCTGCTTCAGGCAAATCGGTCAGATCAATCCCCAATGGAACCAGATGAAATTTCTCGCTCGGAATCCCAAAGTAGTCGGCCATGTAGTCCGCATAATAACGGCTGAAGACCACAAACTTATCGACACTTGGCACCAACCGATGAATCTGCTGGAAGCATTGAGTTCGATACGGTTCCGGCAACTCGTCCATGAAAACGTCATCACCTTGCAAGGTAACCACGATCGGGCAGCCAACTTTCTCTTTCATTAGTGGGGCGGAGCCTGCGATCAACATATTCGAATAATTGACAACTTGTGGCTTTATCGAAGCAGCAACCCAATCGACCAGACGAGTCGCCTCTTTTCGCTGCTTACCTTCGACTCCCTTAAGCACCGAGAGAGTCAGGGCACCGAGTTGCTTGGCGTTGGTTTCGATTCCCCGTGAAGTTGCCCAGCGAATAATCCATGCCTGATCGAGCCACCGCGTGGCAAAGTCGGGCAGGAAGCGATACCCCGGGACGTTTTGTTCCATGTAGACATTGATGCCCCCGTAGAACAGTGTCTGCTCGCTCACATCCTCTTCGTCGACTCGAATCGGTGTGTACATCGGAATCAGATGGACATCATGCCCTTGATGGTGCATCGCCCGGGCAACCGTATTGTCTCGCATGCAGCTTCCGCAAAACATGCCGGCTCCGCCTGCGGTGATGTAGGCCACGGTAATGGGATCGAGTTGGGCGGCAGAAGATGTGTGCATTCAATTCTTAATGGTCAATAGTTTCCACATGAGAAACGTCCGGCTTACCTCGAACCTGAACAACCAGCCAGGCAAGTGTCAAAACGCCAAAACCCACCAGGCCAGCAAGCCTGAGCGATCCTTCCTTAAACACCACCAAGCCGTTAAAGGCGATGAAAAGAAAAAATCCGACAATCATTTGCCCCCAAAGAGGCCTTCGCTGGCGATACACCTGTGGTGCTAGCCACCACCACAGGACATCCCCGGTCCAGACGATGGCCATAAGGTGATTCACGTAAATCCCACCGCCGAAACGAATCCCAAGCGTATCGTACGTCTGCTGGGCGGTCTCTTCGTAGGCGTGGCGATGGTCCCACTGATGATAAAAATGCATTCCTGCCGCGATGTGCGCCAGAAACACCAAGCAACCAGCCGTCCAAACCCCGCGCAACGTCGCCTCCGAAACCGACCACCAAGGACGAGTCATCCGAAGCAGCAGGCAGGCCAATAGCAAGAGCAGGGCGATACGTATCGTCCAAGCGGTGATCAGAGGACCATCCATCAAGCAATTTGGCCGCTTATACAAAGGAGCTGAGGGCAGGGGTAAGCCTCATTCTAGACATCCCAGCAACCTGATTCGACCGTTAATCGAGGATTAAACCGAGGAAACTGTATCGGTAAAGCCAATTGCAACAATAGGTTACGCCAATCACACGCTATCAAAGCCCGTTTTTCGAAATCCTGATTCTCCCCCTACCGCCCAAATTGATTTCGCCCTAGAATATTGGGTTTCCATAAGATCGAAGAATGTCCGTAATGGGCACGACCGCCCAGATTTCAATTGGGCCTATATTCATTGGGGATTGGCATCATGCCTAAGATGAAAACCCACAAGGGTACCAAGAAGCGCTTTCGCATCACCGGCAACGGCAAGATCAAGCACCGTCAATGCGGTACGAGCCACTTGGCCAACCGCATGAGCCACAAGCGCAAGCGTAACCTTCGCGGTACAACTGTTTTGGCGGAAGCCGAATCGGTTGCTCTACGTGAAGCTCTCGGCAAGTACAGCTACTAAGGCTGGCTTGCACAGTTTTTTTCCTGCACTGGGGTAGGTCAAAACGGTTGACCTCGCACAACCAGTGTATTGTTCAGTACGCGGGCACCTAACATCTGTTTTCAACAAAGCAGGGGCCCTGTGGACGAAGGTAAGGTAGATCGATGAGAACAACTTACGGCAAGGCACGCCATAAGTCGAAGAAGCGTCTTTTCAAGAAGGCTAGGGGCAATCGTGGTGGTCGTGGCAATCTGCTGCGTACCGTCAAAGAAACCCTGGTCCGAGCTGGCGTATATGCCTATCGCGACCGTAAGGTCCGCAAGCGTGAGTTCCGCAAGCTGTGGATCATTCGTTTGAATGCCGCTGCTCGCGAACGTGGTTTGCGTTACAGCGAATTCATCAACGGCTTGAAGAAGGCCGGCATTACGCTCGATCGCAAGGTGTTGTCTGAAATGGCTATCCACGATCCGGGCGCTTTCGACGCGGTGACCGAAGAGGTGAAGGCCGCCCTGGCAGCCTAGTTTCCCTCGCTGCCGCCTCCACGGTATGAGACAAACCACCGTGGATGGGCAGGCCGTCCATCAAATGCAATAATACAAGCCGCCGGGCTATCCTCGGCGGCTTGTTTCATGAAGGCATCTCACCAGCAGGTATCATGTCACTCAACGATTTCATCAAGCAGTTGGACGATCTGGTCGAATCCGCTTCCAAGCGTTTCGAGGACGCCATCAATCAGACCGATCACCAGGTTCTGGAAGAAACCCGTGTCGAATTCCTGGGCGCCAAGAGCGGTAAGCTGAAGGAAGCCCAAAAGGGTCTCGGCAAGGTTGCGAAAGAAGACAAGCCGATCGCTGGTAAACGCTTCAATGAAGTGAAAACGCGCCTGGAAGAACTCTTTCAAGCGGCAACCGATGTCATTACCGGCGGCAGCAAAAAAGGGAATGCGGAAGCCATCGATGTGACCCTGCCGGGCCTTCGCCCTCGCCTGGGCCATATTCATCCGATCACCCAGACGATCGATGAACTGAAGGACATCATGGGACGTCTCGGCTTCACGGCGGTCGAGGGCCCCGAGATCGAAGACGACTGGCACAACTTCGAGGCCCTCAATATCCCCCTCGAACATCCAGCACGCGATCCGCTGGACAACTTCTATCTCAACCTGGCTGCGGCCAGCCACGGTGGCGGCAATCAACTGTTGCGTAGCCAGACTTCGACCGTCCAGATTCGCGTGATGGAAAACAACGAGCCGCCGATTCGTATCGTTTCGCTCGGCCGCGTTTATCGTCCCGACGAAATCGACGCAACCCATTACGCGATGTTCCATCAGATTGAAGGATTGCTGGTCGATACCAACGTCACGATGGCGGATCTAAAGTACGTGCTGCGGCTGTTCGCTTCCAGCTATCTCGGAGGCGACGTTGAAATACGCTTCCGTCCGTCATTCTTCCCGTTCACCGAACCAAGCGTTGAAGTCGACATGCGTTGGCAAGATACCTGGCTCGAATTCGGCGGGGCAGGGATGGTCGATCCAAACGTGCTCAAAGCCGTCGGCTACGATCCGGAAAAAGTTACCGGATTCGCTTTTGGCTTGGGAGTCGAGCGGCTTTGCATGCGACGGCACGGTATCAACGACATCCGTTACTTGTACGACAGCAACACGAAGTTCCTGGCCCAGTTCTAACGCCAACCACTTCTCGTTCTTTGTGAATCCTCACAATCACCACGAACTCGCACACGCATAGAATCGACAAATCATGCTAGTTTCCTGGGAATGGCTGAAGCAGTATCTCGACCTGAAAATCAGCGAAGCGGAAGTCTGCGATCGCCTGACGTTGGCCGGTCTGAATTTCGATGGCGCCTCGACCGTCGCCAACGATCGCTGCTTAGACCTGGAAGTCACCAGCAATCGCCCTGACTGGCTCGGTCATATCGGCATCGCCCGCGAGATCGGTGTTCTGTTTGATCTCGACTTGAAGGTTCCCGCAGCCGACATTTCCGCCACCTCGACTGGCGGTGCCTGCCCGAAGATCGTGCAGATCGAGGACGAAGACTTCTGCCCACGCTACATAGCCCGTAGCGTGACCGGAGTGACCATTGGCCCCAGCCCTGCTTGGTTAGCCAATCGCCTGGAAACGGTCGGCATCACGGTGATCAACAACGTGGTGGACGTCACCAATTTTGTCCTGATGGAAATCGGCCAGCCACTGCACGCATTTGACCTCGACAAAATCAGTGGCGATACGATCACCGTGCGTCAGGCGACCACCGGTGAAAAATTCACCGCGATCGATCATCGCGACTACGAACTACATAGCGACGACTATGTTATCGCGGACCGCCGAGGCGCGATTGCTTTGGCTGGCGTAATGGGTGGCAAGTCAACCGAAGTCAGCGAGATGACACACAGCTTGCTGATCGAAGCGGCTGACTTCGCCGCTTTGCCGGTCCGCACAACATCGCGCCGCTTGAAGCTCAAAAGCGATTCATCCTACCGCTTTGAGCGAGGCGTCGATCCCGAAATGATCGACTGGGCCAGCCGCCGCTGCTGCGAGCTGATTGTAGAAACCGCTGGTGGCGAAATTTGCGAAGGACGCGTCTTTGCCGGTGCAGCCGCTCCTGCACGCAAGCCTGTCACGCTTCGCTTTTCGCAATTGATGCGGGTTCTGGGAATCGACGTTCCCCCAGCCGAAGTTCATCGCATCCTTGAGAAGCTCGGCAACCCGGTCCAGAAACAGACGAACGACAGCATTACGGTGGTTCCGGCCAGCTGGCGGCGCGATATTTATCGCGAGATCGACCTGGTCGAAGAAGTCGCGCGCATCTACGGCTACGACCAAATCCCCGAGCGGGCCGGCGTTTTGCTAAGTGCTTCGCACCAAAGTGATTTAGACCGCGTGCGCAATAAAGTTCGCACCGCGATGCTGGGTATGGGCTTCGACGAAACGTTGACTCGTAGCATCGTCAGCGATGTTTGGGCCAAGGCATTCCAAGGTTGGTCTCTCTCCGAGCCTCTCTCTACCAGCATGCCGATGGTGAAAGGGGAGGATCGTCTTCGCATTAGCCTGTTGCCGAGTTTGCTTGGCGCACGCCGCAACAACGAGAAGTTCAGCTACACGCAAATCGATCTGTACGAAATCGCCAAAGTCTATTTGCCCAAATCGAAAGCACTGCCAGACGAACGCTACATGGTTGGGATCACCAGCGGCCATGGCTTCTATGAAATGAAGGGGGTGGTCGAATCCTTGGTGGCAATGCTGAACCCGCAAGCCAAGCTGGAATCGATTCCCTACACCGATCCCATGTTCGAAGAAGGGCAGGGGGCCCATCTGACCCTCAGGGGGACAACGCTGGGCTATCTCGGCGTGGTCAGCCAAAGCAAGTGCAAAGCGTTTGGCCTGCAAAAAGCCGCCTCGGTCGCGGAGCTCGATCTCGGCGCTCTGATGAAATTAGCGGTGTTGGTGCCTCAGCATCAAGACTTCAGCACGCAGCCGACCATGAATCGCGACTTGAACTTGATTGTTGATGAAGAAGTCAGCTGGTCGCAGTTGCAATCCATCGGCTACGACGCTGGCGGTAAGCTGGTCGAAAGCGTCACTTTCCAAGAGATCTTCCGCGACCCGAAGAAAGATGGCCCTGGCAAAAAACGCGTGCTGTTCACGATCACGCTGCAAGCCTACGACCGAACGCTAACCGGCGAAGAGGCAGACGCAACGATTGCGAA
Encoded proteins:
- the pheT gene encoding phenylalanine--tRNA ligase subunit beta — translated: MLVSWEWLKQYLDLKISEAEVCDRLTLAGLNFDGASTVANDRCLDLEVTSNRPDWLGHIGIAREIGVLFDLDLKVPAADISATSTGGACPKIVQIEDEDFCPRYIARSVTGVTIGPSPAWLANRLETVGITVINNVVDVTNFVLMEIGQPLHAFDLDKISGDTITVRQATTGEKFTAIDHRDYELHSDDYVIADRRGAIALAGVMGGKSTEVSEMTHSLLIEAADFAALPVRTTSRRLKLKSDSSYRFERGVDPEMIDWASRRCCELIVETAGGEICEGRVFAGAAAPARKPVTLRFSQLMRVLGIDVPPAEVHRILEKLGNPVQKQTNDSITVVPASWRRDIYREIDLVEEVARIYGYDQIPERAGVLLSASHQSDLDRVRNKVRTAMLGMGFDETLTRSIVSDVWAKAFQGWSLSEPLSTSMPMVKGEDRLRISLLPSLLGARRNNEKFSYTQIDLYEIAKVYLPKSKALPDERYMVGITSGHGFYEMKGVVESLVAMLNPQAKLESIPYTDPMFEEGQGAHLTLRGTTLGYLGVVSQSKCKAFGLQKAASVAELDLGALMKLAVLVPQHQDFSTQPTMNRDLNLIVDEEVSWSQLQSIGYDAGGKLVESVTFQEIFRDPKKDGPGKKRVLFTITLQAYDRTLTGEEADATIANILVECEKQTGAKLLA
- the pheS gene encoding phenylalanine--tRNA ligase subunit alpha, translated to MSLNDFIKQLDDLVESASKRFEDAINQTDHQVLEETRVEFLGAKSGKLKEAQKGLGKVAKEDKPIAGKRFNEVKTRLEELFQAATDVITGGSKKGNAEAIDVTLPGLRPRLGHIHPITQTIDELKDIMGRLGFTAVEGPEIEDDWHNFEALNIPLEHPARDPLDNFYLNLAAASHGGGNQLLRSQTSTVQIRVMENNEPPIRIVSLGRVYRPDEIDATHYAMFHQIEGLLVDTNVTMADLKYVLRLFASSYLGGDVEIRFRPSFFPFTEPSVEVDMRWQDTWLEFGGAGMVDPNVLKAVGYDPEKVTGFAFGLGVERLCMRRHGINDIRYLYDSNTKFLAQF
- a CDS encoding glycosyltransferase family 4 protein; the protein is MHTSSAAQLDPITVAYITAGGAGMFCGSCMRDNTVARAMHHQGHDVHLIPMYTPIRVDEEDVSEQTLFYGGINVYMEQNVPGYRFLPDFATRWLDQAWIIRWATSRGIETNAKQLGALTLSVLKGVEGKQRKEATRLVDWVAASIKPQVVNYSNMLIAGSAPLMKEKVGCPIVVTLQGDDVFMDELPEPYRTQCFQQIHRLVPSVDKFVVFSRYYADYMADYFGIPSEKFHLVPLGIDLTDLPEAGDAEHEVTARHPTIGYLARMAPEKGLHLLIDAFLHLRAMPGMENAQLKIAGWAGPQQQPYLDEQFEKLKAAGHFDGCEYLGTVDRAEKLAFLKSIDVLSVPTTYREPKGLFVLEALAAGVPVVQPRHGAFPELLEATQGGHLVPPHDPISLAEKLAEVLGDREAAQRLGASASETVRTKFNAQVAAAKTAELYQQLIAAEVR
- the rplT gene encoding 50S ribosomal protein L20 — encoded protein: MRTTYGKARHKSKKRLFKKARGNRGGRGNLLRTVKETLVRAGVYAYRDRKVRKREFRKLWIIRLNAAARERGLRYSEFINGLKKAGITLDRKVLSEMAIHDPGAFDAVTEEVKAALAA
- the rpmI gene encoding 50S ribosomal protein L35 encodes the protein MMPKMKTHKGTKKRFRITGNGKIKHRQCGTSHLANRMSHKRKRNLRGTTVLAEAESVALREALGKYSY